From Scytonema millei VB511283, the proteins below share one genomic window:
- the arsJ gene encoding organoarsenical effux MFS transporter ArsJ — protein MTSTAGNKANLRNYALVTAAYWGFTITDGALRMLVLLHFHLLGYTPLQIAMLFLFYEIFGVVTNLFGGWIGSQFGLKLTLYGGIGLQVFALAMLALLNPEWAVWMQVTYVMVAQAFSGIAKDLTKMSSKSAIRLVVPQEAQSSLFKWVAILTGSKNALKGVGFFVGSVLLAQFGFVNALLIMAGGLCLILGTGILLPQGMGKIKAKVKFTQLFSKSREINILSAARFFLFGARDVWFVVALPVFLYSTLGWTFEQVGGFMACWVIGYGTVQFLAPNLLRWLGSGAAPQGRTIQIWTFVLSGIPAAIALSLQLRVSPASTIVVGLAIFGVIFAFNSAIHSYLVLAYTDDDKVALNVGFYYMANSGGRLAGTVLSGLIFQLFGLVGCLWVSMAFVLAAGAISLKLPDPQPQKAIAWKAGDD, from the coding sequence ATGACTTCCACTGCTGGAAATAAAGCTAATTTGCGTAACTACGCCCTCGTGACTGCTGCCTACTGGGGCTTTACGATTACCGATGGAGCGTTGCGGATGTTGGTGCTACTGCACTTTCATCTGCTGGGCTACACTCCTTTGCAAATCGCCATGCTGTTTCTGTTTTACGAAATTTTTGGCGTTGTCACCAATTTGTTCGGAGGCTGGATCGGTTCTCAATTTGGTCTGAAGCTAACTCTCTACGGCGGGATCGGGTTACAAGTTTTTGCTTTAGCTATGCTAGCGCTGCTCAATCCAGAATGGGCTGTGTGGATGCAAGTCACCTACGTTATGGTCGCCCAAGCCTTTTCTGGGATTGCCAAGGACTTAACCAAGATGAGTTCTAAGAGCGCGATCCGCTTAGTCGTACCCCAGGAAGCACAGTCGTCACTATTTAAATGGGTGGCTATATTAACTGGCTCCAAAAATGCCTTGAAAGGAGTTGGCTTTTTTGTTGGTAGCGTTTTGCTGGCTCAATTTGGCTTTGTCAATGCCCTACTGATAATGGCAGGTGGGCTTTGCCTCATTCTAGGTACGGGTATACTACTGCCGCAAGGCATGGGTAAGATTAAGGCGAAAGTTAAATTTACCCAACTCTTTTCTAAAAGTAGGGAGATTAACATTCTCTCTGCGGCTCGTTTCTTTCTCTTCGGTGCGAGGGATGTTTGGTTTGTAGTTGCCCTCCCCGTGTTTCTCTACAGCACGCTTGGCTGGACGTTCGAGCAGGTAGGGGGATTCATGGCTTGCTGGGTGATTGGCTACGGAACAGTACAGTTTTTAGCGCCCAATCTGCTGCGCTGGCTGGGTTCGGGAGCGGCTCCCCAAGGAAGGACGATTCAAATTTGGACGTTTGTGCTGAGTGGGATTCCCGCCGCGATCGCCCTTTCCCTTCAACTTAGGGTATCTCCAGCTTCAACAATTGTGGTAGGACTAGCAATTTTTGGGGTTATCTTTGCCTTCAATTCAGCAATTCATTCCTATCTCGTCCTTGCCTACACCGATGATGACAAGGTGGCATTAAATGTTGGCTTCTACTATATGGCTAACTCTGGTGGGCGCTTAGCGGGTACAGTGCTATCTGGTTTGATATTTCAGTTGTTTGGCTTAGTAGGATGTCTGTGGGTGTCGATGGCGTTCGTACTTGCTGCTGGGGCAATTTCCTTAAAATTACCCGATCCGCAACCCCAAAAAGCGATCGCCTGGAAAGCTGGAGATGATTAG
- a CDS encoding ArsJ-associated glyceraldehyde-3-phosphate dehydrogenase, whose translation MGIRVGINGFGRIGRLALRAAWGWSELDFVHINEIKGGAVAAAHLLKFDSVHGRWTPEVAAEGDRISVDGKYLSFSESPTPGEVPWDELGVDLVLECSGKFRTPTLLESYFKRGVQKVIVAAPVKEEALNIVMGINDRLYEHDKHHLLTAASCTTNCLAPVVKVIHEGLGIRHGVITTVHDHTNTQTIVDAPHKDLRRARATGLSLIPTTTGSATAIGLIYPELQGKLNGLAVRVPLLNASLTDCVFEVARPTTVEEINGLLKTAAEGELKGILGYEERPLVSVDYKDDPRSAVVDALSTMVVDETQVKVLAWYDNEWGYANRMVELARKIARCY comes from the coding sequence ATGGGAATTCGAGTTGGCATCAACGGTTTTGGAAGAATTGGGCGATTAGCATTAAGGGCTGCCTGGGGATGGTCGGAACTAGACTTCGTACATATCAACGAAATTAAAGGTGGTGCAGTCGCTGCTGCCCATTTACTTAAATTTGATTCGGTTCACGGTCGTTGGACACCAGAAGTAGCAGCAGAGGGCGATCGCATTTCCGTTGACGGCAAGTATTTGAGTTTCAGCGAGTCCCCCACACCAGGAGAAGTCCCGTGGGATGAGTTGGGAGTCGATCTCGTATTGGAGTGTTCTGGTAAATTCCGCACCCCAACTTTACTCGAATCTTATTTTAAGCGGGGAGTGCAAAAAGTCATCGTGGCTGCACCCGTTAAGGAAGAGGCATTAAACATCGTTATGGGAATCAACGATCGCCTCTACGAACATGACAAGCACCACTTACTCACAGCGGCTTCCTGTACCACAAACTGTCTGGCTCCAGTTGTAAAAGTCATCCATGAAGGATTGGGAATTCGACATGGAGTCATTACCACAGTCCACGACCACACCAACACGCAGACAATCGTAGACGCGCCGCATAAAGACTTGCGACGGGCGCGAGCGACGGGTTTATCTTTAATTCCAACGACAACGGGTTCCGCTACAGCAATCGGGTTAATTTATCCCGAACTGCAAGGTAAGCTCAACGGTTTGGCAGTGCGAGTGCCGTTATTAAATGCTTCCCTCACCGATTGCGTGTTTGAAGTCGCGCGTCCCACCACAGTAGAAGAAATTAACGGTTTGCTCAAAACTGCGGCTGAAGGAGAACTTAAAGGCATTCTCGGCTACGAAGAACGCCCCTTAGTTTCTGTAGATTACAAAGACGACCCGCGATCGGCTGTTGTGGATGCACTATCAACAATGGTCGTCGATGAAACACAAGTCAAAGTTTTAGCCTGGTATGACAACGAATGGGGCTATGCAAATCGCATGGTTGAACTTGCCCGCAAGATTGCCCGTTGCTATTAA
- a CDS encoding PstS family phosphate ABC transporter substrate-binding protein yields MKTIASISIFLAGFGVAIATAMAMPNAVSPTKQPLRLAQANNSEPAATVKTDGSSTVYPITKAIAEEFKTTEAGQNAQMLVNFSGTSAGFKKFCAGETDISDASRPIRTDEMEACNNNKIRYIELPVAYDALTIAVNPQNTWAKDITVAELKKMWEPVAEGKITNWQQIRSAWSDRPLKLYGAGKDSGTFDYFTEAVVGKARASRQDYTASENDDELVAGISKDPNALGYFGFAYYEANQNKLKALAVDSGRGAVSPSRQAVEKAQYEPLSRPLFIYVNARSAQLKPTVRRFVDFYIQRAPTLVSSVGYIPLPAEGYRLTYIYFNRGKVGTVFEGKSQIGLTIGQLLRRQAKF; encoded by the coding sequence ATGAAAACGATAGCCAGTATTTCTATTTTCCTGGCAGGATTTGGTGTTGCGATCGCAACTGCTATGGCAATGCCCAACGCAGTCAGTCCAACCAAACAACCGCTAAGGCTAGCTCAAGCGAATAATTCAGAACCCGCAGCTACAGTTAAGACAGATGGTTCTAGCACGGTTTACCCCATCACCAAAGCGATAGCAGAGGAGTTTAAAACCACTGAGGCGGGTCAAAACGCACAGATGCTCGTGAATTTTTCTGGTACGAGTGCTGGGTTTAAAAAGTTTTGTGCCGGAGAAACAGATATTAGCGATGCTTCCAGACCGATCCGCACTGACGAGATGGAAGCTTGCAACAACAACAAAATTAGATATATCGAACTACCCGTTGCCTACGACGCGCTGACGATCGCTGTTAATCCTCAAAATACCTGGGCTAAAGATATTACTGTAGCCGAACTGAAAAAGATGTGGGAGCCAGTGGCAGAGGGAAAAATTACGAATTGGCAGCAAATCAGGTCTGCATGGAGCGATCGCCCTTTAAAGTTATACGGTGCTGGAAAAGATTCTGGTACGTTTGATTATTTTACTGAAGCAGTAGTCGGTAAAGCCAGAGCCAGCCGCCAGGATTATACAGCTAGTGAAAATGACGATGAACTAGTAGCAGGGATTAGTAAAGATCCAAATGCTTTGGGATACTTTGGCTTTGCTTATTATGAGGCAAACCAGAATAAGCTGAAGGCTCTAGCGGTAGATAGCGGTAGAGGTGCGGTTTCACCATCGCGACAGGCAGTAGAAAAGGCACAGTACGAACCTCTGTCTCGACCTTTGTTTATCTACGTCAATGCCAGATCTGCTCAGCTTAAACCTACGGTGCGGCGTTTTGTCGATTTCTATATTCAACGTGCGCCAACTTTAGTTAGCTCCGTGGGTTACATCCCTTTACCTGCGGAAGGCTATCGCCTGACTTATATCTACTTCAATCGAGGCAAAGTGGGAACTGTCTTTGAAGGCAAATCCCAAATTGGTTTGACAATTGGGCAGTTATTACGCAGACAAGCAAAATTTTAA
- a CDS encoding ArsR/SmtB family transcription factor has product MQVSFSVTSDAIASGFHALSEPLRIRILELLRSSELCVCELSEALGIAQSKLSFHLKTLKEANLVRSRQEGRWIYYSLNLSQFVALEQYLSEYRRFSQLLPARPCEDTPSA; this is encoded by the coding sequence ATGCAAGTTTCTTTCTCAGTCACCTCCGACGCGATCGCATCTGGTTTTCATGCCTTGTCTGAGCCGTTACGCATTCGGATACTAGAACTTTTACGCTCCTCAGAGCTTTGCGTGTGTGAATTGTCGGAGGCACTGGGAATTGCTCAATCTAAGCTATCTTTTCACCTCAAAACCTTAAAGGAAGCAAATTTGGTGCGATCGCGTCAGGAAGGACGCTGGATTTACTACAGCTTGAATTTATCGCAGTTCGTTGCATTAGAACAATATTTATCAGAATATCGCCGCTTCAGTCAATTGCTCCCTGCCCGTCCCTGCGAGGATACACCCTCAGCTTGA
- a CDS encoding TenA family protein, which produces MSLSSELWQINEDLAQGCLNHPFVQGIADGSLEREKFAYYVGQDAFFLEAFARAYSIAAAKAPDWEGFNLFHGLAGGVLQELQLHAGYAATWGVNINSVEPGTATRRYIDFLSATAWSQDVGLTAVAMSPCMRLYAYLGQKLATKSILTHQYSDWIRTYNSPEFEQLAQQLEKLSDRYTSNSDTVQKTYRYAMLCERDFFQAAWESGDRP; this is translated from the coding sequence ATGTCTCTATCCAGCGAATTGTGGCAAATTAATGAGGATTTAGCTCAAGGTTGTCTAAATCATCCATTTGTTCAGGGTATAGCCGATGGAAGCTTGGAGCGAGAAAAGTTTGCTTACTATGTCGGGCAAGATGCATTTTTCCTTGAAGCCTTTGCCCGTGCCTACAGTATCGCCGCTGCTAAAGCACCTGATTGGGAAGGATTTAATTTGTTTCACGGCTTAGCTGGGGGCGTACTGCAAGAACTTCAGCTTCATGCAGGGTATGCAGCCACGTGGGGAGTCAATATTAATTCTGTCGAACCAGGTACAGCCACTCGTCGCTATATCGATTTTTTGTCGGCTACTGCTTGGAGTCAAGATGTGGGTTTAACGGCTGTGGCTATGTCACCTTGTATGAGACTTTATGCTTATTTGGGACAGAAGTTGGCAACTAAGAGTATTCTCACACATCAGTACAGCGATTGGATTCGGACCTACAACAGCCCAGAATTCGAGCAGCTAGCGCAACAACTCGAAAAATTGAGCGATCGCTACACTAGCAACTCCGATACCGTACAAAAAACTTATCGCTATGCTATGTTGTGCGAACGAGATTTCTTTCAAGCAGCTTGGGAATCGGGCGATCGACCATAA
- a CDS encoding pentapeptide repeat-containing protein has translation MKAKLIAITAVLTALHLAPPARAGDLEHTRQLLATKQCEECDLSGEGLVLANLSRANLRGANLSGANLSRANLSEADLSGANLSGASLYGANLSGAKLEQTDLSGADLRDAYLANVDLETANLSGTSLQGAIAIPTQAAKPEEFYRWGIAQGQKGDPKGAIGYFNQALSLNDKYAPAYMARGIARYQLLDRMGAMQDAQRAKWLFLRQRNNEGYDTAQAFVNQLQAPQTETPKSKPNFFNFLGGVTSVLLRFLL, from the coding sequence ATGAAAGCTAAACTCATCGCTATAACTGCTGTTTTGACTGCTTTGCACCTTGCGCCTCCAGCTCGTGCGGGAGATCTAGAACATACTAGACAACTTCTGGCAACAAAACAGTGCGAGGAATGCGATCTTAGTGGTGAGGGTCTGGTCTTAGCTAATTTAAGTCGGGCGAATCTGCGGGGGGCAAATTTAAGTGGTGCTAATTTGAGTCGGGCGAATTTGAGCGAAGCTGACTTAAGCGGTGCAAACCTTAGTGGTGCTTCTCTGTATGGCGCAAATCTGAGTGGTGCTAAGTTGGAGCAAACCGATTTGAGTGGAGCCGATCTGCGCGATGCCTATTTAGCTAATGTAGACTTGGAGACAGCTAATCTTAGCGGTACTAGTTTGCAGGGAGCGATCGCCATTCCTACCCAAGCAGCAAAGCCTGAAGAATTTTATCGCTGGGGTATTGCTCAAGGACAAAAAGGCGACCCCAAAGGCGCAATTGGCTATTTCAATCAAGCTCTGAGCTTAAACGACAAATACGCCCCAGCTTACATGGCGCGAGGTATTGCCCGCTACCAACTTCTAGACCGAATGGGAGCGATGCAGGATGCTCAACGCGCCAAATGGTTATTTTTACGACAGAGAAATAATGAAGGCTATGACACCGCCCAAGCTTTTGTAAACCAACTGCAAGCACCGCAAACAGAAACACCCAAGAGCAAACCCAATTTCTTTAACTTCCTCGGTGGTGTAACTTCAGTTTTATTAAGGTTTTTGTTGTAA
- a CDS encoding DUF427 domain-containing protein gives MAKATWNGAVLAESSKTEIVEGNHYFPPDAIDKQYFQESSTHTTCPWKGTASYYNVVVDGQVNKDAAWYYPTAKEKAKNIEGYIAFWRGVKVES, from the coding sequence ATGGCAAAAGCAACTTGGAATGGAGCTGTCTTAGCTGAAAGCTCCAAAACAGAGATCGTTGAGGGCAACCACTACTTCCCTCCCGATGCGATCGACAAGCAGTATTTTCAAGAATCTTCCACCCATACGACTTGCCCTTGGAAAGGAACCGCCAGTTACTACAATGTTGTCGTTGATGGACAGGTCAACAAAGATGCTGCTTGGTACTATCCCACAGCCAAAGAGAAGGCAAAAAATATTGAGGGTTACATTGCTTTCTGGCGTGGAGTCAAAGTCGAATCATAG
- a CDS encoding YtxH domain-containing protein, producing the protein MPNNRSGVFIGGFLLGAAVGTLTGMLIAPRSGREARQLLKKSANAIPELAEDLSTSVQLQADRLSGSALRSWDDTLERLREAIAAGVEASQQERQAIKRQNNEITSDSRTAYTDRP; encoded by the coding sequence ATGCCTAACAACCGTTCAGGAGTCTTTATCGGCGGTTTTTTATTAGGTGCTGCCGTCGGCACTTTAACTGGAATGTTAATCGCCCCACGTAGCGGACGAGAAGCGCGACAGTTGTTGAAAAAATCTGCTAATGCTATCCCAGAACTAGCAGAAGACTTATCGACTAGCGTGCAACTCCAGGCAGACCGTCTTTCAGGATCGGCATTACGTAGTTGGGATGATACATTAGAACGATTGCGAGAGGCGATCGCGGCTGGGGTTGAAGCCAGTCAGCAAGAGCGTCAAGCCATCAAACGGCAAAATAATGAGATTACTTCCGATTCCCGTACTGCTTATACAGATCGCCCGTAG